The genome window CCTTCGCGCACGCCCCATTCTTCTTGTTCGCGGCTGTGAAAGGTGACGACCAGGTTGTATTGCTGGCCGCCGCGCAACGGATAGTGGACCAGATGGCAATGCGGACCCGCCCACAAGACTGGCGCATTGATGCGCAGCTCTTCGGGCATGTGCTCGCGCTCGACCACCGCGCGGTAGACGACGTGCCCGGTCACCCGCGCAGGGTCACCCACCATGCGTTCGCGGATCACGGACTTGACGCCATCCGCGCCCACTACGGCATCTGCCCGATAGCGGTTCCCTTGCGTGTCCACCACTTCCACGCCGTGCTCGTCTTGCGACATGCTGGCGATCTGGGTAGATGTGCGAAAGCGGATCAGCGGGTTCTGCTGCACGGCTTCAAGAATAGCCAGGTGTATGTCCGCACGATGGATCACGGCGTAGGGGCCGCCGAACCGGTCGCGGAATGCCTCGCCCGTGTCGATGCGCACGACTTCGCGGGCATCAACAGCGTCCATCATGATGATGTGGTCCGTGAACACTGCGCGCGTGCGTGCCGTCTGGCCCACGCCCAGCGCATCCAGCGCCGCGAACGCATTGGGCCCCAGCTGAATGCCGGCGCCAATTTCGCCGATGTGCGCGGCCTGCTCCAACAACTGCACGGCAATGCCTTGCCGCGTCAACGCCAGTGCGGCGGCCAGACCGCCGATGCCGCCGCCCACCACGATGACGGATTGCCCCGTCTGCTTGGTTTCCAAGGTGCCATTCATCTCTGTTCCCGTCCGTTCAGTCCTGGCCGCCCAGGAAGGCGCCTTGCTGCTTGAGTTGCGCTTGTAAGGCAGGAATGGAAACGTCGGCGGGCGCAATGCCTGCGCGCAAGGCCATCGCCGATGCCGTGCCCGCGGCTTCACCCATGACAAAACAACTGCCGCTGACGCGCGCGGCGGATTGGCCTTCGTGCGTCATGGACGCGCAGCGTCCTGCCACCAGCACATTCCCGGCTACCTCCGGTCCGCGTTGCGGCACCATCATGCGAAAGGGCAACTGGTTGTAGCCGCGCGACTCGGGAATGGGCGGCCATATCCATTGCACATCGCCTGCCGTATGCATCTCCAGCGGCCAGCCATTAACGCCGATGCTGTCGGTGAAGTCGGCGCAACCCAGCACGTCTTCCTTCGTCAGCATCACTTCGCCCACAATACGGCGCGTTTCGCGTATGCCCAGTTGCGGTGCAATGTCCAATACATATGCCTGTTCAAAACCAGGCACCTTGGCGCGTAGAAAGGCGAGGTACTGCACGATCTGGCGCCGGCCTTCCAGTTCGCCGGCGGATAGCGATCCGGCGTCGGTGCCATCGGCAGCGCTGCCATCCGCGTTGGCCAGCTGGGTGACGTTGACGCGCCATTCGTAGTCATGTTTTTGCGGGCGGACAATCGCGCCGCGCCTTGGAAAAGTGAACTCGCCGCTGGCCGCTGCCTGGTCCATCAGCTGAGGTATGGTTTTCCAGGCTTCCTGCGCGCGGACGCCATCCACATTGCCCACCTTGAACATCAGCGTGGGGTACAGCATGTGGCCCTGCGCATCGCCTTTTTCAAAAGGCAGTCCGCCCCATTGCGCGATGTCGGCGTCGCCCGAGCAATCGATGAATATCTTGGCGCGCACGGCGCATCGGCCCGACTTGGTCTCAAGGAACAGGGCGTCCACATTGCCCTGTTCGTTTCGAGTCAGGCCGGTGGCCAAGGCATGGAACAGCACCTGCGCGCCGCTGTCTTGCACCAGGCCGTCGGCAGCGCATTTGAAGGCCGAGATGTCGTAAGCCTGTGCGTGGATCTTGCCCAGGATCAGGTGCGGTTCGTTCAGGCCATCCAGCGCCCGCATGCGGTCCAGCAAGTCGTCCGTCATGCCATGCACGACTTGCTGGATATCGCCATGAATGTTGGCGTGCAGCCCGCAGAAATTGGACACGCCCGCCGCGGTGCCCATGCCGCCCAGGAATCCGTAGCGTTCCACCAGCAGCACGCGAGCGCCATTGCGTGCCGCGCTGGCGGCGGCAAGGATGCCTGCCGGGCCGCCGCCCAGTACGACGATGTCATATTCGCCATACAGAGGAATCTGGCGGGCGGGTTCGGTGATGACCATGCAATGCTCCTTGCGTGTGTTGCGGTGTTGCGGTGTTGCCGTATTGGGCCTGAACTATTGGCCTTTGATGCCCAGCTTCTTGATCAGCGGTTCCCAGCGCGTCAGTTCTTCATCCATATAGCTGCGGAATTCGGCAGGCGTGCTGGCTACCGGGTCCATGAACTGCGCTTGCAGCCGCTTGGTGACTTCGGGATCGCGTATGGCCTGGATCAACGCGTCGGACAGCTTCTTCTGAATGTCGGCGGGCACTTTGAACGACACCACAAATCCGATCCACGCCGAGCCTTCAATACCGGGCACGCCCACTTCGGCCAGTGTGGGGATGTCTGGCAGCAAGGCCGAGCGCTTGGACGAGGTGACGGCCAGTGCCTTCAACCGTCCATCTTTGACCATCGGCATGACGGCAATGGGCGGCAACGCCGCGAACTGCGTATCGCCGGACAACAGCGACGTGAGCGCCGCGGGTGAAGAGGGATACGGTACGTGCGTGGCGCGGGCGCCTATCTGTTGCAGCAGCAATTCCACCGCCAGGTGCGACACCGTGCCCGCGCCCGGCGACGGGAAGTTGTATTTGTCAGGATTTTTCTTCAGCGCGTCCAGCAGTTGGCTCACATTGGCGATGCCGGCGCTGGCGGGCACGACCAGCACGTTGGGCTGGTGCACGGCCAGGGTCAGTGGCGACAGATCGGTTGCAGGTGCGTAGGGCAGTTTGTCGAACAGCAGCGTGTTGTTCACCAGCGGGCCAGTGATAGAGACGCCGAAGGTATAGCCGTCGGGTTTGGCGTTGGCAATGGCGAACGTGCCGATATTGCCGCTGGCGCCGGGCTTGTTCTCAATGACGATGGTTTGGCCCAGAATCGCGCCAGCCTTTTCTCCGACGATGCGCGCAACCTGGTCGGGGCTGGACCCCGGGCCGAAGGGCACAACGGCCTTCAGCGGTTGCGCGGGCCAGGCATCCGCAGCCTGAGCCGCAGCG of Achromobacter seleniivolatilans contains these proteins:
- a CDS encoding FAD-dependent oxidoreductase, with product MVITEPARQIPLYGEYDIVVLGGGPAGILAAASAARNGARVLLVERYGFLGGMGTAAGVSNFCGLHANIHGDIQQVVHGMTDDLLDRMRALDGLNEPHLILGKIHAQAYDISAFKCAADGLVQDSGAQVLFHALATGLTRNEQGNVDALFLETKSGRCAVRAKIFIDCSGDADIAQWGGLPFEKGDAQGHMLYPTLMFKVGNVDGVRAQEAWKTIPQLMDQAAASGEFTFPRRGAIVRPQKHDYEWRVNVTQLANADGSAADGTDAGSLSAGELEGRRQIVQYLAFLRAKVPGFEQAYVLDIAPQLGIRETRRIVGEVMLTKEDVLGCADFTDSIGVNGWPLEMHTAGDVQWIWPPIPESRGYNQLPFRMMVPQRGPEVAGNVLVAGRCASMTHEGQSAARVSGSCFVMGEAAGTASAMALRAGIAPADVSIPALQAQLKQQGAFLGGQD
- a CDS encoding Bug family tripartite tricarboxylate transporter substrate binding protein — encoded protein: MHKSLPLALVRKLALCLPVCAAALAPYAAAQAADAWPAQPLKAVVPFGPGSSPDQVARIVGEKAGAILGQTIVIENKPGASGNIGTFAIANAKPDGYTFGVSITGPLVNNTLLFDKLPYAPATDLSPLTLAVHQPNVLVVPASAGIANVSQLLDALKKNPDKYNFPSPGAGTVSHLAVELLLQQIGARATHVPYPSSPAALTSLLSGDTQFAALPPIAVMPMVKDGRLKALAVTSSKRSALLPDIPTLAEVGVPGIEGSAWIGFVVSFKVPADIQKKLSDALIQAIRDPEVTKRLQAQFMDPVASTPAEFRSYMDEELTRWEPLIKKLGIKGQ
- a CDS encoding 3-hydroxybenzoate 6-monooxygenase gives rise to the protein MNGTLETKQTGQSVIVVGGGIGGLAAALALTRQGIAVQLLEQAAHIGEIGAGIQLGPNAFAALDALGVGQTARTRAVFTDHIIMMDAVDAREVVRIDTGEAFRDRFGGPYAVIHRADIHLAILEAVQQNPLIRFRTSTQIASMSQDEHGVEVVDTQGNRYRADAVVGADGVKSVIRERMVGDPARVTGHVVYRAVVEREHMPEELRINAPVLWAGPHCHLVHYPLRGGQQYNLVVTFHSREQEEWGVREGSKEEVLSYFQGIHPRPHQMLDRPTSWKRWATADREPVEHWGQGRVTILGDAAHPMTQYMAQGACMALEDAVTLGVAIKHCDHDLAAAFRLYESVRIPRSARVVWSTREMGRLYHAQGVERTVRNMLWTGRSQSQFYDALQWLYGWKVENCLAGQVPQ